A genomic stretch from Brucella sp. BE17 includes:
- the ehuA gene encoding ectoine/hydroxyectoine ABC transporter ATP-binding protein EhuA, whose product MTDKSEQPIIEFSDVSKRFGALTVLDNFNFDVARGEKVTLIGPSGSGKSTVLRILMTLEPFQQGRLSLAGTSYHQPGGKGPFQASEKHLRQIRNHVGMVFQSFNLFPHMTVLRNVVEAPVRVLGIARGEAEERALQLLKMVGLADKKDHFPAQLSGGQQQRVAIARALAMRPRVLLFDEPTSALDPQLVGEVLSVIRGLAHEHDLTMLLVTHEMRFAREVSDRICFFDKGRICEQGVPEEIFGDPKQERTREFLASVLG is encoded by the coding sequence ATGACCGATAAATCCGAACAACCCATCATTGAGTTTTCCGACGTCTCAAAGCGTTTTGGCGCGCTCACCGTGCTCGACAATTTCAATTTCGATGTTGCAAGAGGTGAAAAGGTCACACTGATCGGGCCGTCGGGGTCCGGCAAATCGACGGTTTTGCGCATCCTGATGACGCTCGAGCCCTTTCAGCAGGGACGCTTGTCGCTTGCAGGCACCTCCTATCATCAACCGGGCGGAAAAGGACCGTTTCAGGCTTCGGAAAAGCACCTGCGCCAGATCCGCAACCATGTCGGCATGGTTTTCCAAAGCTTCAATCTCTTTCCGCATATGACGGTGCTGCGCAATGTGGTTGAAGCGCCGGTCAGGGTTTTGGGGATTGCCCGCGGCGAAGCCGAAGAACGTGCGCTGCAATTGCTCAAGATGGTGGGGCTGGCCGACAAGAAGGATCATTTTCCGGCGCAGCTTTCCGGCGGCCAGCAGCAGCGCGTCGCCATCGCGCGTGCGCTCGCCATGCGGCCACGGGTTCTGCTTTTTGACGAGCCAACCTCGGCGCTTGATCCGCAGCTGGTCGGCGAAGTTCTTTCCGTCATTCGCGGTCTCGCGCATGAGCATGATCTGACCATGCTGCTCGTCACCCACGAGATGCGCTTTGCCCGCGAAGTATCTGACCGCATCTGCTTTTTCGATAAAGGCCGCATCTGCGAACAGGGCGTTCCAGAAGAGATTTTCGGCGATCCCAAACAGGAGAGAACGCGCGAGTTTCTCGCTTCGGTTCTGGGATAA
- a CDS encoding alpha/beta hydrolase translates to MDEKFTVERIQAGGCTDNSGCLAHIYRGAELLAPPPVVLHLHGGAFSASCEHACGRVPETLAAAGAVVVSLQYSFACLNPFPAALEVIYSILTSMPARCPDFAHKKSMLFVAGQEAGGNIAAGVALMARDQYLTDLKGQILLSPMLDPFLATASFRKYCSESAVQTMADGWQHYLGEHAGFTHPYAAPAMCSRLAGLVPTLLVTSAECPMRDETQAYAERLRKADVKAQSYILPGKAGWIPEHKVADSDWLPQQEKLIALFAEFFQQAGAKQTEVI, encoded by the coding sequence ATGGACGAGAAATTCACGGTTGAGAGGATACAAGCTGGCGGATGCACGGATAATTCCGGTTGCCTTGCCCATATCTATCGTGGAGCCGAATTACTCGCGCCACCTCCGGTGGTTCTGCACCTTCATGGTGGTGCCTTTTCGGCCAGCTGTGAGCACGCCTGCGGGCGGGTTCCTGAAACGCTGGCTGCTGCAGGTGCTGTGGTGGTGTCGCTGCAATATTCATTTGCCTGCCTCAACCCGTTTCCAGCGGCGCTTGAGGTGATTTATTCGATTTTGACTTCAATGCCTGCGCGCTGTCCGGATTTCGCGCATAAGAAGTCGATGCTGTTCGTCGCGGGTCAAGAGGCGGGCGGCAATATTGCTGCCGGCGTCGCACTCATGGCGCGCGATCAGTATCTGACCGATCTCAAAGGCCAGATATTGCTTTCGCCCATGCTCGACCCCTTCCTTGCAACGGCGTCTTTCCGCAAATATTGCTCGGAAAGTGCAGTGCAGACGATGGCTGACGGCTGGCAACATTATCTAGGCGAGCATGCGGGTTTCACCCACCCGTATGCGGCTCCTGCCATGTGTTCGCGCCTGGCTGGTCTAGTTCCAACCTTGCTGGTCACCAGCGCCGAATGTCCGATGCGTGACGAAACGCAAGCCTATGCCGAACGTCTGCGCAAAGCGGATGTGAAAGCCCAATCATATATCCTGCCGGGCAAAGCTGGCTGGATACCCGAACACAAGGTGGCAGACAGTGACTGGTTGCCGCAACAAGAGAAACTTATCGCCCTGTTCGCGGAATTCTTTCAGCAAGCTGGCGCCAAGCAGACAGAAGTAATTTAG
- a CDS encoding LysR substrate-binding domain-containing protein: MDQLSAIRAFLRVVETGNFTRASASLNMPKATVSNLVQGLEAHLHTKLLNRTTRRVLVTPDGALYYERAARLLADLEELDGSLSSAQTMPKGRLRVEMPSSVANLIIIPALLEFHQRYPDIQIDLGVSDRPVDYVAENVDCAIRLGKLTDQSLIARRMGDMHFIACASDEYLNRFSKPLHPSDLGKNSYVVGYLRPSTGQQMPFHFRRGTEEIEVHGRYIVAANESTTYLAAARAGLGVVQAPPFMVREDLEKGTLRPIFEDWQIDPMPIHLVYPPNRHLSNRLRVFADWVVKVVAKSALNGA; this comes from the coding sequence ATGGACCAGCTTTCAGCCATACGTGCTTTTCTCCGCGTTGTCGAAACCGGAAATTTTACACGCGCCTCCGCTTCCCTCAATATGCCCAAGGCAACGGTCAGCAATCTCGTCCAGGGACTTGAGGCCCATCTTCATACCAAACTTCTCAACCGTACCACGCGCCGTGTTCTCGTAACACCAGATGGTGCGCTTTACTATGAGCGGGCGGCACGGCTTCTTGCCGATCTTGAAGAACTGGACGGTAGTCTTTCAAGTGCGCAGACCATGCCGAAGGGCCGTTTGCGCGTCGAAATGCCCAGCTCGGTCGCCAATCTCATCATCATTCCGGCGCTGCTCGAGTTTCATCAGCGTTATCCGGATATTCAGATTGATCTGGGTGTATCGGACCGCCCGGTCGATTATGTGGCGGAAAATGTGGATTGCGCGATCCGCCTTGGCAAGTTGACCGACCAGTCACTGATCGCGCGCCGCATGGGTGACATGCATTTTATCGCTTGTGCATCGGACGAATATCTTAATCGCTTTTCTAAACCGCTGCATCCGTCCGATCTCGGCAAGAATTCTTATGTGGTCGGTTATCTTCGACCATCGACCGGACAACAGATGCCATTTCATTTTCGACGCGGAACCGAAGAAATCGAGGTGCATGGCCGCTATATCGTCGCGGCCAACGAATCGACCACTTATCTCGCCGCAGCACGGGCCGGGCTTGGCGTGGTGCAGGCACCGCCTTTCATGGTGCGCGAAGATCTCGAAAAAGGCACGCTACGTCCCATTTTTGAGGATTGGCAGATCGATCCCATGCCGATCCATCTTGTCTATCCACCCAATCGCCATCTTAGCAACCGCCTGCGTGTCTTTGCCGACTGGGTGGTCAAGGTAGTGGCGAAGTCAGCGCTCAACGGGGCGTGA
- a CDS encoding multidrug efflux RND transporter permease subunit — protein sequence MNFSRFFVDRPVFAGVLSVLIFVAGLIGMTGLPISEYPDVVPPQIVVRAQYPGANPAVISETVATPIEEQINGVEGMLYMQSQATADGVMTLTVTFELGTDPDQAQQLVQNRLSQAEPRLPAEVRTLGVTTAKSSPDLTLVVHLISPNGQYDVNYLRNYAVLNVKDRLARIPGVGQVQIFGGGDYSMRVWIDPQKAAERGLSASDIANAIRQQNVQAAAGVIGASPSTSELDLQLSVNAQGRLQTPEEFAEIVVKSGNEGEITRLGDVARVEMGAADYSLRSLLDNKSAVGMGVFQAPGSNALDISQNIHEAMADLKKTMPEGVDFDIVYDTTEFVKASIESVIHTLLEAIVLVVIVVIMFLQTWRASIIPLVAVPVSIVGTFAVMYVFGFSINALSLFGLVLAIGIVVDDAIVVVENVERNIEQGLSPVQATYKAMQEVSGPIIAIALVLVAVFVPLAFITGLTGQFYRQFALTIAISTVISAINSLTLSPALAALLLRGHDAPKDWLTRAMDKLFGWFFRGFNRFFGASSEAYGRGVGSILSRKSLVMGVYIVMIGITFVLFRAVPGGFVPAQDKQYLIGFAQLPDAATLDRTEDVIRSMSDIALKHPGVAHALAFPGLSINGFTNSSNAGVVFVTLKPFEERTTPELSADAITTELNQQFGAIQEAFIAMFPPPPVQGLGTTGGFKLQLEDRNGLGFGALDEATKAFLAKAYQTPELAGLYSSYQINVPQLYADLDRVKARQLGVAVTDVFETLQIYLGSLYVNDFNAFGRTYSVRVQADADYRSHAEDIGKLKVRSQSGEMIPLSALLKVDQTVGAERAIRYNGFLSADINGNAAPGFSSGQAQAAIERIAEETLPPGIAYEWTDLTYQQILAGNSGMLVFPLALLLVYLVLAAQYESLALPLSIILIVPMGIMAALIGVWLTGGDNNVFTQIGLIVLVGLSAKNAILIVEFARELELSGRSVVEAAVEASRLRLRPILMTSMAFIMGVLPLVMSTGAGAEMRSAMGVAVFAGMIGVTAFGIFMTPVFYVLIRKLSGERPLKHAGAKIEAPHLAANH from the coding sequence ATGAACTTTTCACGCTTTTTTGTCGACCGCCCGGTTTTTGCCGGTGTCCTATCGGTCCTCATCTTCGTTGCTGGTCTGATCGGGATGACCGGCTTGCCGATTTCCGAATATCCCGATGTCGTGCCTCCGCAAATCGTAGTGCGCGCGCAATATCCAGGTGCCAATCCGGCCGTTATCTCCGAAACAGTGGCCACTCCGATCGAAGAACAGATCAACGGTGTCGAAGGCATGCTCTATATGCAGAGCCAGGCCACCGCCGACGGCGTCATGACGCTGACGGTTACGTTTGAGCTCGGCACCGATCCCGATCAGGCGCAGCAGCTGGTGCAAAACCGCCTTTCGCAGGCCGAGCCCCGTTTGCCTGCGGAAGTCCGCACGCTCGGCGTTACCACCGCCAAAAGCTCGCCCGACCTTACCCTCGTCGTTCACCTCATTTCGCCCAACGGCCAGTATGACGTCAACTATCTGCGCAATTATGCCGTCCTCAACGTCAAGGATCGTCTTGCGCGCATTCCCGGCGTCGGTCAGGTGCAGATTTTTGGCGGCGGCGACTATTCCATGCGCGTGTGGATCGATCCACAGAAAGCCGCCGAACGCGGACTTTCCGCAAGCGATATCGCCAATGCCATCCGCCAGCAAAATGTGCAGGCCGCAGCAGGCGTAATCGGAGCTTCGCCGTCTACATCGGAACTCGACCTCCAGCTTTCCGTCAATGCGCAGGGCCGCCTGCAAACTCCGGAAGAATTTGCCGAGATCGTCGTCAAATCGGGAAATGAAGGTGAGATCACGCGGCTTGGTGATGTAGCGCGCGTGGAAATGGGTGCTGCGGATTATTCGCTGCGTTCACTTCTCGACAATAAATCAGCTGTGGGCATGGGTGTATTTCAGGCACCCGGTTCCAATGCGCTCGATATCTCGCAGAACATTCACGAAGCCATGGCCGATCTGAAGAAGACCATGCCGGAAGGCGTTGATTTCGACATCGTCTATGACACGACGGAATTCGTGAAAGCGTCAATCGAATCGGTCATTCACACCCTGCTCGAAGCCATTGTTCTGGTGGTGATCGTGGTGATCATGTTCCTCCAGACATGGCGTGCGTCGATCATCCCACTGGTGGCGGTTCCCGTTTCCATCGTCGGCACCTTTGCGGTCATGTATGTGTTCGGCTTCTCGATCAATGCGCTCAGCCTGTTTGGTCTGGTACTTGCCATCGGTATCGTGGTCGATGACGCCATCGTTGTGGTGGAAAATGTCGAGCGCAACATCGAACAGGGCCTGTCGCCGGTGCAAGCGACATACAAGGCCATGCAGGAAGTATCGGGCCCCATCATCGCCATCGCGCTGGTGCTGGTTGCAGTTTTCGTGCCGCTCGCCTTCATCACAGGCCTGACGGGCCAGTTCTACCGACAGTTCGCACTGACCATCGCCATATCGACAGTCATTTCGGCGATCAACTCGCTCACCTTGTCGCCTGCTCTCGCAGCACTTTTGCTGCGTGGCCATGATGCGCCCAAGGATTGGTTGACCCGCGCCATGGACAAACTATTCGGTTGGTTTTTCCGCGGCTTCAACCGCTTCTTCGGTGCAAGCTCGGAAGCCTATGGGCGCGGCGTCGGCAGCATTCTTTCGCGAAAGTCCTTGGTCATGGGCGTCTATATCGTCATGATCGGCATCACATTCGTCCTCTTCCGCGCGGTGCCCGGCGGTTTCGTGCCAGCACAAGACAAGCAGTATCTAATCGGCTTTGCGCAATTGCCAGATGCGGCCACGCTCGATCGCACCGAAGACGTAATCCGCAGTATGAGCGACATCGCGCTTAAGCATCCAGGCGTCGCCCACGCGCTGGCCTTCCCCGGTCTTTCAATCAACGGGTTCACCAATTCCTCCAATGCCGGTGTCGTCTTCGTGACGCTGAAACCGTTCGAGGAGCGTACGACGCCAGAACTTTCCGCCGATGCGATCACCACGGAGCTGAACCAGCAGTTCGGGGCCATTCAGGAAGCTTTTATCGCCATGTTCCCGCCGCCACCGGTTCAAGGACTTGGAACGACGGGCGGTTTCAAATTGCAGCTTGAAGATCGCAACGGACTTGGGTTCGGCGCGCTCGACGAGGCTACCAAGGCTTTTCTTGCCAAGGCCTATCAGACGCCCGAGCTGGCAGGTCTTTATTCCAGTTATCAGATCAACGTGCCACAGCTTTACGCCGATCTTGATCGTGTCAAGGCGCGTCAGCTGGGCGTTGCCGTCACCGATGTTTTCGAGACATTGCAGATCTATCTAGGCTCGCTCTATGTCAACGACTTCAACGCGTTTGGCCGCACCTATAGCGTACGCGTACAGGCAGATGCTGATTACCGCAGTCATGCGGAGGATATCGGCAAATTGAAGGTGCGCTCACAATCGGGCGAGATGATTCCGCTGTCCGCACTCCTGAAAGTTGACCAGACGGTCGGGGCCGAGCGGGCAATCCGTTATAATGGTTTTCTTTCCGCCGACATCAACGGCAATGCCGCGCCCGGTTTTTCGTCTGGTCAGGCTCAGGCGGCAATCGAGCGTATTGCAGAGGAGACGCTGCCACCCGGCATCGCCTATGAATGGACGGATCTGACCTATCAGCAGATCCTTGCCGGCAATTCAGGTATGCTCGTTTTCCCGCTTGCCTTACTGCTCGTCTATCTGGTGTTGGCCGCCCAATATGAAAGTCTCGCCCTGCCGCTATCGATCATTCTGATTGTGCCAATGGGTATCATGGCTGCACTCATTGGCGTCTGGCTGACAGGCGGTGACAACAACGTCTTCACCCAGATAGGGCTGATCGTGCTGGTGGGGCTATCGGCGAAGAACGCAATCCTGATCGTCGAATTTGCCCGCGAGCTGGAACTGTCGGGGCGAAGCGTTGTCGAGGCAGCGGTCGAGGCAAGCCGTTTGCGCCTGCGCCCGATCCTCATGACCTCCATGGCCTTCATCATGGGCGTCCTTCCCCTGGTCATGTCGACCGGGGCGGGTGCGGAAATGCGCTCGGCCATGGGTGTTGCGGTATTTGCCGGCATGATCGGCGTGACGGCGTTCGGCATCTTCATGACACCGGTCTTCTATGTGTTGATCCGCAAATTAAGCGGCGAGCGTCCGCTCAAACATGCGGGAGCGAAAATAGAAGCACCCCATCTGGCAGCAAACCACTAA
- a CDS encoding carbon starvation CstA family protein, producing MQAVAPRSGLQILFLGILAIVGAFSLGYIALNRGEPINAMWIVVAAVCVYLIAYRLYAKFILNKVLIADSTRMTPAFRHNDGLDYVPTDKHILYGHHFAAIAGAGPLVGPVLAAQMGYLPGMLWILAGCVLAGAVQDFMVLFISTRRDGRSLGELVREEMGNTAGVIALIACFMIMIIILGVLAMVVVKALAGSPWGTYTVAFTIPLALFMGVYLRYLRPGRVGEISVIGLVFLLFAIVSGGWIKESSYAAWFTFEATTLTWIIIAYGFVAAVLPVWLLLAPRDYLSTFLKIGTIIALAIGIVILRPMLEMPALTKYIDGTGPVWSGDIFPFLFITIACGAVSGFHALISSGTTPKMLANEDQTAYIGYGGMLMESFVAIMALIAACVINPGVYFAMNAPLAVLAPEGTTDVLQSAATVISGWGFSITPEALQAIATDVGENTIIAKAGGAPTLAVGMAHILHNAIGGLLDMSFWYHFAILFEALFILTAVDAGTRSARFMLQDLLGMIHPHMRKTDRLVPNLFATALVVICWGYFVYQGAVDPKGGIYTLWPLFGIANQMLAGIALTLCAVVLIKMKRERYVWVALLPALFLFVCTMTAGWQKVFSDKIGFFAAARRATTPQDAFNNYVNGTLTAFFMVVVVTLVLFAIRTGRTALKANKPTANEVPHEPLPANWQQILQGGH from the coding sequence ATGCAAGCTGTCGCGCCCCGTTCCGGGCTACAAATCCTTTTTTTGGGCATACTCGCCATCGTCGGCGCGTTTTCGCTCGGCTATATCGCGCTCAACCGCGGTGAGCCCATCAATGCGATGTGGATCGTCGTTGCTGCGGTCTGCGTCTATCTGATTGCCTACAGGCTTTACGCCAAATTCATTCTCAACAAGGTGTTGATTGCCGATTCTACCCGTATGACACCGGCTTTCCGGCACAATGACGGGCTCGATTATGTGCCGACCGACAAGCACATTCTTTACGGCCACCATTTTGCGGCCATCGCCGGTGCCGGACCGCTGGTCGGGCCGGTTCTCGCCGCCCAGATGGGCTATCTGCCGGGCATGTTGTGGATTTTGGCCGGTTGCGTTCTGGCCGGTGCGGTGCAGGACTTCATGGTCCTGTTCATTTCCACCCGCCGCGATGGCCGCTCGCTCGGCGAACTGGTGCGCGAGGAAATGGGCAATACTGCCGGTGTCATCGCGCTGATCGCCTGTTTCATGATCATGATCATCATTTTAGGCGTTCTGGCCATGGTGGTGGTCAAGGCGCTGGCCGGTAGCCCGTGGGGCACTTATACGGTGGCCTTCACCATTCCGCTCGCGCTTTTCATGGGCGTTTATCTGCGTTATCTGCGCCCCGGTCGCGTCGGCGAAATCTCCGTCATCGGCCTTGTGTTCCTGTTGTTTGCCATTGTTTCGGGCGGCTGGATCAAGGAAAGCAGCTATGCGGCATGGTTTACCTTCGAGGCCACCACACTGACATGGATCATCATCGCCTATGGCTTTGTTGCAGCCGTCCTTCCGGTCTGGCTGCTGCTGGCCCCGCGCGATTATCTGTCCACCTTCCTCAAGATCGGTACGATTATCGCTCTTGCAATCGGTATCGTCATCTTGCGCCCGATGCTGGAAATGCCAGCACTCACCAAATATATCGACGGCACCGGCCCGGTATGGAGCGGCGACATTTTCCCGTTCCTGTTCATCACCATCGCCTGTGGCGCGGTTTCGGGTTTCCATGCGCTGATATCATCAGGCACCACGCCCAAAATGCTCGCCAATGAAGACCAGACCGCCTATATCGGCTATGGTGGCATGCTGATGGAATCCTTCGTTGCTATCATGGCGCTGATTGCCGCCTGCGTGATCAATCCGGGCGTCTATTTCGCAATGAACGCTCCGCTTGCAGTACTCGCACCCGAAGGCACCACCGATGTGCTGCAATCGGCAGCAACGGTGATCAGCGGCTGGGGTTTCAGCATCACACCTGAAGCGCTTCAAGCCATTGCAACTGATGTTGGCGAAAACACCATCATCGCCAAGGCAGGCGGTGCGCCCACGCTTGCAGTCGGCATGGCGCATATCCTGCATAATGCCATCGGCGGACTGCTCGATATGTCGTTCTGGTATCATTTTGCCATTCTGTTCGAGGCGCTGTTTATTCTGACGGCAGTCGACGCCGGTACGCGTTCGGCACGCTTCATGTTGCAGGACCTGCTCGGCATGATCCATCCGCATATGCGCAAGACTGACCGTCTGGTGCCGAACCTGTTTGCCACCGCACTCGTGGTGATCTGCTGGGGTTATTTCGTCTATCAGGGCGCGGTCGACCCCAAGGGCGGCATCTATACGCTCTGGCCGCTGTTCGGCATCGCCAACCAGATGCTGGCTGGTATTGCGTTGACATTGTGCGCGGTCGTGCTCATCAAAATGAAGCGTGAACGCTATGTCTGGGTGGCGCTGCTGCCTGCCCTGTTCCTGTTCGTGTGCACGATGACGGCGGGCTGGCAGAAAGTCTTCAGCGACAAGATCGGCTTCTTTGCCGCAGCACGCCGCGCAACCACGCCGCAAGATGCCTTCAACAATTATGTCAACGGCACGCTGACCGCCTTCTTTATGGTGGTGGTGGTGACGCTGGTATTGTTTGCGATCCGCACGGGACGTACAGCGCTGAAAGCGAACAAGCCGACAGCCAACGAAGTGCCGCATGAGCCGCTGCCCGCCAACTGGCAGCAGATATTGCAGGGCGGCCATTAA
- a CDS encoding YbdD/YjiX family protein yields the protein MFNKIAKAGKYMGQAAKLMIGVPDYDNYVQHMRLTHPDQAPMTYAEFFRERQDTRYGGKGGFRCC from the coding sequence ATGTTCAACAAGATCGCCAAAGCCGGTAAATATATGGGGCAAGCCGCCAAGCTGATGATCGGCGTCCCAGACTACGACAATTATGTGCAGCATATGCGGCTCACCCATCCTGATCAGGCGCCAATGACCTATGCCGAATTTTTTCGCGAAAGGCAGGATACGCGCTATGGTGGCAAGGGTGGCTTTCGCTGCTGCTGA
- a CDS encoding GTP-binding protein yields MPVPVTILSGFLGSGKTTLINHLLKANGNQPIAIIENEYGEANIDSMLLDRDDTVSVVEMTNGCVCCSVRGEFAVALNELMAKRTAGDLKFERILIETTGLADPSPVVQTFFVDDDLRDATQLDGCITLVDCEHIEQQLSEHAVAAAQIAFADRILLTKSDRCDAQTHARVLARIHEINRKAEIFDVVNGQCPPSLWLDIHAFELSDTLSLNEGFTEIRSGVAPRFRQFGAAQPVMARPHDDRIQSYYLEAERLDLDRIGAFMEGLIETYGNDMLRYKGVLAIVGRNERLVVQGVHKVVAFDYGSPWREDEQASSKLVIIGRDLPVDEIRAGFSAATA; encoded by the coding sequence ATGCCCGTTCCCGTTACCATCCTCAGCGGCTTTCTCGGCTCAGGCAAAACCACCCTGATCAACCATCTCTTGAAAGCCAACGGCAACCAGCCCATCGCCATCATCGAAAACGAATATGGCGAAGCCAATATTGACAGTATGTTGCTGGATCGTGATGACACGGTTTCCGTGGTCGAAATGACCAACGGCTGCGTTTGTTGCTCGGTGCGCGGCGAGTTTGCGGTGGCACTCAATGAACTGATGGCAAAGCGGACGGCAGGCGACTTGAAGTTCGAGCGCATTCTCATCGAAACCACCGGCCTCGCCGATCCTTCGCCCGTGGTGCAGACCTTTTTCGTCGACGACGACTTGCGTGATGCCACACAGCTTGACGGCTGTATCACACTCGTCGATTGCGAACATATCGAGCAGCAGCTTTCCGAACATGCGGTCGCCGCGGCCCAGATCGCTTTTGCCGACCGGATTTTGTTGACCAAAAGCGACCGCTGCGATGCGCAAACCCATGCGAGGGTTCTGGCGCGCATCCACGAGATCAATCGCAAAGCGGAAATATTTGACGTGGTCAACGGTCAATGCCCGCCGTCACTCTGGCTCGACATCCATGCTTTCGAGCTTTCCGATACGCTGTCTCTCAACGAAGGGTTTACAGAAATCCGCAGCGGTGTTGCGCCAAGATTCCGGCAATTCGGTGCAGCCCAGCCAGTCATGGCAAGGCCGCATGACGACCGCATCCAGTCCTATTATCTGGAAGCGGAGCGGCTCGATCTCGACCGGATTGGTGCCTTCATGGAAGGCCTGATCGAGACTTACGGCAACGATATGCTACGCTATAAGGGCGTGCTTGCAATTGTTGGGCGCAACGAACGGCTGGTCGTTCAGGGCGTCCATAAGGTCGTGGCTTTCGATTACGGCTCGCCGTGGCGTGAGGATGAACAGGCCAGCTCAAAGCTGGTCATCATCGGTCGTGATCTGCCGGTAGATGAAATCAGGGCGGGGTTTTCCGCAGCAACGGCATGA
- a CDS encoding efflux RND transporter periplasmic adaptor subunit, whose amino-acid sequence MTSIISRRVLWGTGLSILLSAAGAGAIFLGSPHLKADAATDAATEAPAVPVSVDKAQSRSISTWEEFSGRLEAIERVEIRPRVGGAIQKAHFREGALVKKGDLLVTIDPEPYEAAVERARAQVSAEEARLSLAKAELERGRQLVSSRTIAQSGLDQRASAYDEAQASLRSAKAALRTSQLDLQYTQVRAPITGRVGRLEVTAGNLVAASSASPVLTTLVSVDPIYASFSANEEVVTKALAKLAASGSSSEIERIPVQIGTAADNGTPISGHIQLINNEVDATTGTIRVRAAIDNPNGRLIAGQFVRIRFGDPDPAERLVVSDRAIASDQDKKFVFVVGADNKVEYRQVTLGRNYDGLRIIESGLKSGESIVVNGLQRIRPGVVVDPQPVSETLAKN is encoded by the coding sequence ATGACTTCGATCATTTCCCGCCGGGTCCTATGGGGCACCGGTCTGAGCATTCTATTGTCTGCCGCAGGCGCGGGCGCCATATTTTTAGGTTCTCCGCACCTGAAGGCTGATGCAGCGACCGATGCTGCCACTGAAGCGCCCGCTGTTCCGGTTTCTGTCGACAAGGCGCAGTCACGATCCATCTCCACATGGGAAGAGTTTTCCGGGCGTCTGGAAGCCATCGAGCGCGTAGAGATCCGCCCGCGTGTCGGCGGCGCCATTCAGAAAGCACATTTCCGCGAAGGCGCTCTGGTAAAGAAGGGTGATCTTCTGGTCACCATTGACCCGGAACCCTACGAGGCAGCAGTCGAAAGAGCCAGGGCGCAGGTTTCCGCCGAAGAAGCGCGTCTTTCGCTTGCGAAAGCTGAACTCGAACGCGGTCGTCAGCTGGTCAGTTCGCGCACCATCGCCCAGAGCGGCCTCGACCAACGTGCGAGCGCCTATGATGAAGCACAGGCAAGCCTGCGTTCGGCCAAGGCGGCGCTTCGAACCTCTCAACTCGACCTGCAATATACGCAAGTGCGCGCACCGATTACCGGGCGCGTCGGTCGACTGGAAGTCACCGCCGGAAATCTGGTTGCCGCAAGCTCCGCCTCCCCTGTTCTGACCACGCTTGTTTCGGTCGATCCGATCTATGCAAGCTTCAGCGCCAATGAGGAAGTTGTCACCAAGGCGCTGGCCAAGCTTGCCGCTTCCGGCAGCAGCAGCGAAATCGAGCGCATTCCGGTCCAGATCGGCACGGCTGCCGACAATGGCACACCGATTTCCGGCCATATCCAGCTCATCAACAATGAAGTCGATGCGACCACGGGAACGATCCGCGTGCGCGCGGCAATCGACAACCCGAACGGTCGGCTCATCGCGGGCCAGTTCGTGCGCATCCGCTTCGGGGATCCCGATCCGGCGGAAAGATTGGTGGTAAGCGACCGCGCCATCGCATCCGATCAGGACAAGAAATTCGTTTTCGTGGTCGGTGCTGACAACAAGGTTGAGTATCGACAGGTAACACTCGGCCGCAATTATGACGGTCTGCGCATTATCGAAAGCGGGCTGAAATCCGGTGAAAGCATCGTGGTCAACGGCTTGCAGCGCATCCGTCCCGGCGTCGTTGTCGATCCGCAGCCAGTTTCGGAAACGCTTGCCAAAAACTGA